In Orenia metallireducens, the DNA window TGATAATATGCTAAAATGTAGTATGCATATTAATTGATAGTTAGTAAGCAAAAGAGTGGGTTTTGGCCCACTCTTTAGTTATGTAATAGTCTTGAATGTAATAAAATAAAATTATAATAAGAATAATTTCTTAGAAATCTTGGTAAGATAAAGTGAAGCTTATAATATTTTAAATTTATAATTTTTGCTAAATTTATTATTCACTAATTACTATCATCTAATTCAACTGTGATATAGATTATAAATCTAATCTTATAGTTGGATGATTTAAAAAATAGTCTATTTATAATAATTATTTTTGATTTAAATATATCATAATCACTAACTGCTAATTACTATTAATAAGCGCCTGCAAATTATAAGAGAGAGGGGATTTTTATGGGGAAAAAGACAGAAGAATTGATAGCAGAAGTTGCTGAACCTATTGTAGAAGCAAGAGAATTGGAATTAGTAGATGTAGAATATAAGAAAGAAGGAGAGAATTGGATTTTAAGAGTCTTTATAGACAAAGAAGGTGGAGTCTCCTTAGATGATTGCCAAGAAATAAGCAGAAGTTTAAGTGATACATTAGATGCTAATGATCCAATTGAAAACTCTTATCTATTAGAAGTTTCATCCCCAGGGATTGACCGACCTTTAAAGACTGAAAAAGATTTTAAGAGATTTACAGGTAAGTTAATAGATGTATCTACATATGCTCCAATTAATGGTGAAAAGAAGTTTATAGGAGAGTTATTAGGTTTAGAAGATGGTGAAGTTAAGATAAAGATAGGTGATGAAGAAGTTATAATCCCAAGAGATAAGATTGCTCAGACTAGATTAGCGATTGAGTTTTAGGTATTATTAAGGAGGAATTTTAAAATGAATATTGAGTTAATTCAGGCATTAGAAGATATTGAAAAGGATAAAGGTATTCCCAAACTTACTTTATTAGATGCAATTGAAGCGGCTTTAAAATCAGCTTATAAACGCGATTTTGGTGCCGCTGGTAATGTTGATGTTGAGATTGATCAAAGTACTGGAGAAGTGAATGTTTATTCTAAAAAGACTGTTGTAGAGGATGTGTTAAATCCAGAACAAGAAATCTTGTTAGAAGATGCAATCAAAAAGAATCCAAATTACTCTATAGGAGATCAAATTGAGATTGAGGTTACCCCAGGTAACTTTGGTAGAATAGCTGCTCAAACGGCTAAACAAGTAGTTATTCAAAGAATTCGAGAAGCTGAACGTGATATAATCTTTGAAGAGTTTGTAAATCGAGAAGGGGATATCTTAACTGGACTAGTTCAACG includes these proteins:
- the rimP gene encoding ribosome maturation factor RimP, with amino-acid sequence MGKKTEELIAEVAEPIVEARELELVDVEYKKEGENWILRVFIDKEGGVSLDDCQEISRSLSDTLDANDPIENSYLLEVSSPGIDRPLKTEKDFKRFTGKLIDVSTYAPINGEKKFIGELLGLEDGEVKIKIGDEEVIIPRDKIAQTRLAIEF